A genomic window from Pseudocitrobacter corydidari includes:
- a CDS encoding molecular chaperone, with protein sequence MRIKTFLRQATWLCLTGLIASQNLALASGLQVSPVSLTLQDKNADGIWLSNEGSNAINAQVRVFHWSQRNFQDNLTASRDLVISPPMLTLQPGQRQLIRVIRLGTPTNSVEESYRLSVNELPSATPQSNKLQFVLHYSLPVFIQPRNSGAPEAKLTWGVKRVGNDNFLEVSNQGNSHAQLSAVTYINHQGGRREITPGLLGYVLPGSTMRWVLAPQSANITPGGKLEVMINGQKAVQNL encoded by the coding sequence ATGAGAATAAAAACCTTTTTAAGGCAGGCCACCTGGCTTTGCCTGACAGGATTGATCGCCTCACAAAATCTCGCCCTGGCCAGTGGCTTGCAGGTTTCTCCTGTCTCGTTAACCCTTCAGGATAAAAATGCTGACGGCATCTGGCTGAGCAACGAAGGCAGCAATGCGATTAACGCGCAGGTGCGTGTCTTTCACTGGAGCCAGCGCAATTTTCAGGACAACCTGACCGCCTCGCGCGATCTGGTTATCAGCCCGCCGATGCTCACCCTGCAACCCGGGCAGCGCCAGTTGATTCGCGTCATTCGGCTGGGAACCCCAACAAACAGCGTGGAAGAATCTTACCGGTTATCGGTTAATGAATTACCGTCAGCCACCCCGCAGTCCAATAAATTACAATTCGTTTTACATTATTCACTCCCCGTTTTTATTCAACCGAGAAACAGTGGCGCGCCGGAAGCGAAATTAACGTGGGGTGTTAAACGCGTAGGAAATGATAATTTCCTTGAGGTCAGCAACCAGGGAAATAGCCATGCACAACTCTCGGCGGTAACATATATCAATCATCAGGGTGGCAGAAGGGAAATTACGCCGGGGCTGCTTGGCTATGTTCTTCCCGGTTCAACTATGCGATGGGTATTAGCGCCACAGTCCGCAAATATTACGCCCGGCGGAAAACTCGAAGTCATGATCAATGGCCAAAAAGCGGTGCAAAATCTGTAG
- a CDS encoding DUF1889 family protein — MPTVIAKALDFINAMDTTVAVPHSMDESTAKGIFKYLKEIGVQVSAEEITARGTSEGWNPEFTKKVVGWADKIASDERVVIKNPEYFSSYMQEQLSALV; from the coding sequence ATGCCAACAGTCATCGCTAAAGCCCTGGATTTCATCAACGCTATGGATACAACCGTTGCGGTCCCGCACTCTATGGATGAAAGCACAGCGAAGGGTATCTTTAAGTATCTGAAAGAGATCGGTGTACAGGTGAGTGCAGAAGAGATTACTGCGCGAGGGACTTCAGAGGGATGGAACCCTGAGTTCACCAAAAAAGTAGTCGGATGGGCTGATAAAATCGCCTCTGACGAGCGTGTTGTGATTAAAAACCCCGAGTATTTTTCATCCTATATGCAGGAACAGCTGAGCGCGTTAGTGTGA
- the mug gene encoding G/U mismatch-specific DNA glycosylase, translating to MVKDILAPGLRVVFCGINPGLSSSSLGFPFAHPANRFWKVLHLAGFTDRQLKPEEADHLLDFRCGVTKLVDRPTVQATEVKRQELHDGGRALISKIEDYQPAALAVLGKQAFEQGFSQRGVPWGKQSMLIGVTQVWVLPNPSGLNRITTDKLVEAYQELDQALVLRGL from the coding sequence ATGGTTAAGGACATTCTTGCTCCAGGACTACGGGTGGTGTTTTGCGGCATTAACCCGGGGTTGTCTTCCTCTTCACTCGGTTTTCCTTTCGCGCATCCGGCGAATCGCTTCTGGAAAGTGCTGCATCTTGCCGGGTTTACCGACAGGCAGCTTAAGCCAGAAGAAGCCGACCATTTGCTCGATTTTCGCTGTGGCGTGACCAAGCTGGTGGATCGCCCGACGGTACAGGCCACGGAAGTGAAGCGCCAGGAGTTGCACGATGGCGGACGGGCGCTGATTAGTAAAATCGAGGACTATCAACCTGCGGCGCTGGCGGTGCTGGGGAAACAGGCATTTGAACAGGGATTCAGCCAGCGAGGCGTGCCGTGGGGCAAGCAGTCGATGTTGATTGGCGTGACTCAGGTGTGGGTGTTGCCGAATCCGAGCGGGTTAAACCGAATTACCACGGATAAACTGGTCGAAGCGTATCAGGAGCTGGATCAGGCGCTGGTATTGCGGGGGCTTTGA
- a CDS encoding serine O-acetyltransferase: MASYNELKECIRLEVIGQNKSFSWRKALLRTRRNQRKHFIFWWRIASWLYAQDSKFKKRIARRIENRLKYQHSVEISLSCKIGKGLNIAHLNGIVITDNCVIGEYADLKQGITIGLRTDSANAMIVIGNHVDIGCNSSILGGNVRIGDNVTIGAHSLVLQDIPDNTVYKNKITPLLTPKSHQHEHQ; this comes from the coding sequence ATGGCTTCCTACAACGAACTTAAAGAATGTATCCGCCTTGAAGTTATTGGACAAAACAAATCCTTTTCCTGGCGTAAGGCCCTCCTGAGAACACGTCGCAATCAAAGGAAGCACTTTATTTTCTGGTGGCGTATCGCTTCATGGCTCTATGCTCAGGACAGTAAGTTCAAAAAACGCATTGCGCGTAGAATTGAAAACCGCCTTAAATATCAGCATAGCGTAGAAATATCCCTGTCCTGTAAAATCGGGAAGGGCTTAAATATCGCGCATCTCAATGGTATTGTGATTACGGATAATTGCGTGATTGGCGAATACGCCGATCTGAAACAAGGCATCACCATCGGTCTACGTACAGACAGCGCTAATGCAATGATAGTCATCGGGAATCATGTTGATATTGGATGTAATTCATCCATCCTCGGGGGCAACGTTAGAATTGGCGACAATGTTACCATCGGCGCGCATTCTCTGGTCCTTCAGGACATCCCCGATAACACAGTGTACAAAAACAAGATCACACCGCTATTAACACCCAAGTCGCATCAGCACGAGCATCAATAA
- a CDS encoding spore coat U domain-containing protein, translating into MKPSTLLRFILPCFAFAVIPTANAATATATFQVLITILKSCSVTAGASSNINLGSVNASATNTSGNSTISVNCSKTTPYFIGLAPSTANGGGTSGAGAMSSVANAATNTDKVPYQLNQTSATGPVWGNTATTTTVGNGVAGTGTGVAQTYTVYATAASANFTPDSYADTVTVNVNY; encoded by the coding sequence ATGAAACCATCAACCCTGCTGCGCTTCATTCTTCCTTGCTTCGCATTTGCCGTTATTCCTACAGCCAATGCGGCGACGGCGACAGCCACTTTTCAGGTTCTTATTACTATTCTCAAATCATGTAGCGTTACCGCCGGAGCATCCTCCAATATTAACCTGGGCTCGGTGAATGCCAGTGCCACCAACACCAGCGGTAACAGCACCATTTCGGTGAACTGCTCGAAAACAACCCCCTACTTTATCGGCCTTGCGCCCTCCACGGCGAACGGTGGCGGAACAAGTGGCGCGGGGGCGATGTCATCCGTTGCCAACGCCGCGACCAACACCGATAAAGTGCCGTATCAGCTCAACCAAACCTCGGCCACCGGCCCGGTGTGGGGGAATACCGCTACCACCACCACGGTGGGTAATGGCGTGGCGGGCACCGGTACTGGCGTTGCACAAACCTACACGGTCTACGCGACCGCCGCGAGCGCAAACTTCACTCCAGATAGCTATGCCGACACGGTAACCGTCAACGTTAACTATTGA